The proteins below come from a single Microtus pennsylvanicus isolate mMicPen1 chromosome 13, mMicPen1.hap1, whole genome shotgun sequence genomic window:
- the Ldlrap1 gene encoding low density lipoprotein receptor adapter protein 1 — translation MDALKSAGRALIRSPSLAKQSWVGGRHRKLPENWTDTRETLLEGMVFSLKYLGMTLVERPKGEELSAAAVKRIVATAKASGKKLQKVTLKVSPRGIILTDSLTSQLIENVSIYRISYCTADKMHDKVFAYIAQSQHSESLECHAFLCTKRKVAQAVTLTVAQAFKVAFEFWQVSKEEKEKREKANQEGGDVSGTRCDSAPSLKSLVVTGNLLDLEEVAKAPLSTVTTNTNNLDETARPQVLGSNSVVWELDDGLDEAFSRLAQSRTNPQVLDTGLSAQDIHYAQCLSPTDWDKPDSSGIDQDDLFNF, via the exons AGTTGCCAGAGAACTGGACGGACACTCGGGAGACACTGCTGGAGGGCATGGTTTTCAGCCTCAAGTACCTTGGCATGACGCTGGTGGAGCGGCCCAAGGGCGAGGAGCTGTCTGCAGCTGCTGTCAAGAGGATCGTGGCCACA GCCAAGGCCAGCGGGAAGAAACTGCAGAAGGTAACTCTCAAGGTGTCTCCCCGGGGGATCATCCTGACAGACAGCCTCACCAGCCAGCTCATTGAGAACGTGTCCATTTACAG GATCTCCTACTGCACCGCAGACAAGATGCACGACAAGGTGTTCGCGTACATCGCCCAGAGCCAGCACAGCGAGAGCCTGGAGTGCCACGCCTTCCTCTGCACCAAGCGGAAAGTG GCACAAGCCGTCAccctcactgtagcccaggccttCAAAGTTGCCTTTGAGTTTTGGCAGGTGTCCAAGGAAG agaaagagaagagggaaaaagcCAACCAAGAAGGAGGAGACGTCTCAGGGACCCGATGTGACAGCGCCCCCTCATTGAAAAGCT TGGTTGTCACTGGGAACCTGCTGGATTTGGAAGAGGTGGCTAAGGCCCCGTTATCCACTGTTACCACTAATACCAACAACTTGGACGAGACAGCGCGGCCTCAAGTCTTGGGCAGCAACAGTGTCGTCTGG GAGCTGGATGATGGCCTGGATGAAGCATTTTCAAG GCTGGCACAGTCACGGACGAACCCTCAGGTCCTGGACACTGGACTGTCAGCACAGGACATCCACTACGCACAGTGCTTATCGCCCACCGACTGGGACAAGCCCGACAGCAGCGGCATCGATCAAGATGACCTCTTCAACTTCTGA